The Methanosphaera sp. sequence TGAATGATACATATAATTCATATTCTCAGGCTCAACTTCTCTATCTTACATCATCATATCTTAATGGTAGTGCTCTTGTTGATCCTAAAGATTATGATGCACCATCAAATCCTCTTAAGTATTCATTTCTTACAAAGGATAGTTATTCCTACTATGACTATGTAAATATGGCAAAAACAACACAACAGTATATGAATGAAAATGGTCGTGCACCAGACTATATTACATATGAGGGTGCATATATTGGATATTATGACTTGCTTTATAACTTTGCAAAAATTACACAAAATCATACAACAAATTCACAGATGGGATTTGACAGATATTATAGCTTTGATAAGAGTAATGATTCAATACTTATAAATATGCTTCCTGTTGCAATTGTTGGAATTATAGTACTTGTTGTATTATATGCAATTAGGTCAATTTTCAGACGAAGATCACAAAGAAATAGACGTCGACGTTACTAAAGAAAAATTATATTCTCCTCTCCACACTTTTTTTTATACTTACTTTTTTTTAAATTACTGATTTAATTTTTAGAAAATTATTAAATTAGAAGATATAAATTAATAATATATAATAATGATGTTTTAGAGAAAAAATTTAAAAAAAAATTATAAAATTTAATTATTATTTTTCATTTTATAAAAAAAAATTATATTGGGAGATTAACAGGTAATATGATTAAAATTGAACATCTAACTAAAATATATAAATTAAATGATAATAGTATGATTAAAGCACTTGATGATGTAAGCTTTACTGTTGAAGATGGTGAAATTTATGGTATTATGGGAATTAGTGGATCTGGAAAAACAACTCTAATGCGTATACTAAGAGGTGTTGAAGGATTCGATGAAGGAACAATAACAATAGATGATACACAAATTACACCTGAAAATTATCGTGAACACCAAAATATGCTTAAAGAACAAAGTGCAATTCACCTACAAAGATCATTTGGATTATGGTCAAAAACAGTACTTGAAAATATAATTCATAAAATGGTAGGACTTAAAACTGGTGATGAAACAACTGTATTTATTAATGATGATGTAATTGAAGAATATAAAGATGAAGCACTTGATATTCTTGATACTGTAGGACTTAAACATAAGGCTGATCATTTTGCACCAGTACTTAGTGGTGGAGAAAAACAAAGACTTGTACTTGCACGTCAACTTATTAAGAAACCTAAACTTCTTCTTCTTGATGAACCTGCAACAATGAGCAGTCCTAAACTTAAAGATGAAATTCTTAAAACAATTAAGAAAATCAATGAAAAATATGGTACAACAGTTATTGTAGTATCACACATGCCAGAGGTACATATGGCTATTTCTGATCGTGTAATGCTTATATATAATGGTAAAGTTGAAAAAGTTGATGCACCTAAAGTTATTGTTGATGAATTTCTTGCACAAAAAGAGGATGAATATCCACTTGCAAAATGTGAAAATACAGATCCTATTATAAAGGTTCGCAATCTTACAAAAGACTTCTACTTATATCGTGGTGGTCATGTTCTTACAATTGAGGATGTGAACTTTGATGTATATGAATCTGAAATTGTTGCACTTGTTGGTAAAAGTGGAGCTGGAAAAACTGGTATTCTTCGTATGATTGCAGGATTTGATGATGCAGATAGTGGATCTATTGAAATACGTTGTGATGATACTTTTACTCGTATGGATGATTATGGTGAAAATCGTATGAAAATCCGTAAAAATCTTGGATTTATGCATCAGGACTTTAGTCTTTCACCAAATTCCACACTTCTTGAGCAGATGTCTACAAGACTTGCACCAAAAACACAGCAAGGATTTGAAAATGCAATTAAAAAGGCTGAGGAATTCAACTTATCTCGTGAATCTCTTGATATAATCTATCAGTTAACTGATCTTTCACGTGATGAGGCTATTACAAAACTTGAAAAGGTAAATCTTTCACCTGAAATTCTTAATATATTATTCCCACCTCTTACACTTGAAGATACAATAGATTATATGGCACCTATATTTGAGGCACTTGACTTACCTCTTCCACTCTTAAATCGTAAGTTTACAGAACTTTCTGGTGGACAAAAGGTTCGTGCTGCAATTGCTGCATCACTTGCATCAAATCCTGACATATTAATTCTTGATGAACCATTTGGTGATCTTGACCCTGTAACTCTTCGTATAGTTGCAAATTCACTTAAACAAATAAACCAGGAACTTGGTACTACAATTGTTATTGTAAGCCATACAATGGATTTCATCAAAGAAGTTGCAATGCGTGCAATTCTTATTGAAGATGGTAAAGTTATAGATGTTGGAGATGCAACAGAAATTGTTGATGAATTTATAGCAAAAGAGGAAAGTGAAGAATAAAATATTAGATGGAGTTGATTGTGTTATGTTTGAGAAAATTCTTGTTCCTATTGATGGATCTGAAATATCAAAAAAAGCAGTAAGTAAGGCTGTTGAGATGGCAAAAGAGTTAGGCTCTACTATTGTTGTTGCAAATATTATGAATCAGAAAAATAGTTTTTCATTTGATATGCAAGATGATGAATCTAGAGATTTTGTCAGTGCAATGGTTGACTATATTAAAGGTGAGGATGTTGCTGTTGAAAGTATGATCTTATTTGGTAGTCCTGAGTTTGATATTGAAAAAGTTGCACGTAAAAGTGAAGCTGATGTAATGCTTCTTGGATGTAATGTTAAAGAAAGTCTTGATGATCCTATTGGAAGTTTTACTAAAGCTTCAATTAGACATGTTAAACTTCCAATTATTCTTATAAAATAAGTAATATTTTATTTTTAATATTACTTATTCTTCTTTTTCTTATTTTTTTGATAGTATTATTTTATTTAGTTTTTCATTAATTATTTCAACCACATAACTTATAATGTCACTTTTTTGTTGTATCTTACATTCATTATTTATATGCATATAGTTTTCAGTAAGTAATTTAATAATTCCACCTACATCACCTATTGAAAGTAGACCATTTTCTACTTCATCTGCAAGATTTATAATCATACTAACCCATGCAATATTTTCACAATCATCACAAAAATCATATAATACAGATGCATAATCAGCTATATCAACATCATATTTATATGCATCATATAACACATCAAAATCAACATTAAATCTTGAAAGACGACTAAGAACATTTGCCTGATAATCAGGTGACATTGCAGTTTGAAGATATAAAGCCTTAAATGTAGCAGTACGTACAGCCTTTGCAATAACCTCTCCTAGTTTTGAATGCTTTCCTGCATTTTCAAGATGATTATCAGATGATTTATTTGAAATAACACATATACCATCAGTACCAGTACCTGTTGCAATATTTTCAGAATACTGACTTTCAAGCTTTAAATCCATAAGAGTAGATGATTTTGCCTCAGTTGCCGTTATAATAGCATTAATTAATGTACCAGCCTCTAGGTTTGCATCAATAAAAAGTATAATATTAATAGTTCCCACATTCTCATAGCTATGATCATATTCATAAAATGATGCACTATCACCTGCCTTAATACCATTTTTATCAGCACCAGCTGTAACTACTGCTACAACCTTAACATCACGATATATGACAGTTTCAATTGCATAATTATCCATACATGCAGATGTTATAAGACCAGCAGAACGACTACTATCAAGACCCAGATCTTCCATTACCAACTTTTGATAATCACAAAAATCCATAGTGTCAATTATCTTGTAATCTTCACATTCAACAGTCTGATTTAGAATATGTTTCATATTCTCATGATATCCACCATTATGCCATGAGGAGATCATAACATTATTTTGACATTTAAGATCAAAAACTATAGATTTATGATGAATATTTACATCAATATTATTATCTGAGTAAATATTTCTAAAATAGTAATTATTTTTTAACATGATAAAAAAATTCATCCCTAATTAAATTATTAATATAATTAGTATGTTTTAAAAAAAGTAGTATAATAAAGTTTTTATATAAAAGAGAATAGTCCTTAGCGGAGTCGAACCGCTGTCACAAGATCCAGAGTCTCGTAGGATTGCCACTACCCTAAAGGACTATTTATTACTGGAATATGAAACCATAATAATTTCATATCTATATAATAAATATGTTATGTTTAAATATTTAAATTTTATTAATATAATGAAATAAAAGATAAAACTTAATAATATTAAATAATTTTCATAAAAACTAATCTACTTTTTAGAATAAATTATGATTTTTGTAATTTTTTTAGGATTTTTCTATCATTTGTATAATATTTTTTATTAAACTATATATATTAATAAAAATCAATATTTAATCAATTAATTTAAAATAAATTTATATAATAGGTATTAAAAGATGAAAAGAGACTTAATAGTTGGAAGAATGCAACCAGTACATAAAGGACATCTAAATGTAATTCAAGAAACACTAGATGAAGTTGATGAACTAATTATTGGTATTGGAAGTGCTGAAAAAAGCCACACATTATCAAATCCTTTTACTGGTGGAGAAAGAGTATTGATGCTAACAAAAGCTTTAAGAGAATATGATATAGATCCATCAAAATACTACATCATACCACTTGAAGACATAGCATGTAACTCTCTATGGGTTGGTCATGTGAAAATGTTAACACCACCATTTCGTAAAGTAATATCAGGAAATGCTCTTGTAAAACAATTATTTGCAGAAGAAAACATACCACACAAACAACCACACCTATTTAATAGAGAAGAATACTCAGGAACAGAGGTAAGACGAAGAATACTTAACAATGAAGATTGGCAATCACTTCTACCAAAATCTGTTGTTAAAGTAATTGAAGAAATTAAAGGTATAGAACGTATACGTAACATTGCCCAAAAAGAAGTTAGTGAAATAGCTTATGAAAAAAAGACTAATCAAAACTAGGCATTTTTACATGGCAAAAAAACTTTAGAATTGGGAAAGTTAAAATAAGAAGATGGTTACATTATGGGATTTATAAGAGATAGTATTCATGGTGATCTACACCTAACTGACTTTGAACTTGAAATTCTAGATACTGTTGAAATGCAGAGACTACGACGTATCAAACAGTTAGGATTTACTAATCTAATATATCCTGGAGCTAATCATACAAGATTTGAACATTCAATAGGAACTCTACACTTAGCTGATAAACTTGCAAGAAGACTCAACCTTGATAGTGAAATTATTGAATTGTTAAGAATATGTGGACTACTTCATGATATAGGACACACACCCTTTTCTCATGTAACAGAAAGAGTACTTAAAAATGACCATGAAACTAATACAAAGGAAATAATAAAAAACTCAACAATAACAGATATACTAAATAAGAAAATTGACCCAGAACTTGTCGTAAATATTGTAGATGGAAAAACTAAGTACGGAAAAATAATAACAGGAGATCTTGATGTAGATCGTATGGATTATCTTAAACGTGATTCATACTATACAGGTGTTGCATATGGAATAATTGATACAGAACGATTGCTCTACAGCCTAAAATATCATGAAAATGAGCTTGTACTTTCATCAAAAGGTGTTCAGGCTGCAGAGTCAACTCTTCTTGCACGTTATTTCATGTATCCTACAGTATATCAACATCATACAACACGTATTGTTAATGGAATGTTTAGAGTAGCACTTAAATGTCTACTTGATGATAAGGCAGTAACAGAAGATGAACTTAAATATCTTGATGATGGAGATCTTATAAATATTGCACGAAATCATGATGGTATTGTTAAAAAGACTATGGAAAATATTGATACACGACACCTCTACAAGAAGACTGATTCAATAACACTTAGTCTGTATGAGGATCCTGAGAAAATTGTTAATATGAAAAAGAAATACTTAACACAAGCAGAAGAAGAAATAGCACAAGACCTTAATATAGATCCACAAGAGGTAATTATTGACATACCAGAGGAATTATCATATAAGAAAATGTCAATACAAGTTGAAACACCAGACGGTCTTAAGGCACTTAGTGAGGTTTCAACAATAATACAATCACTAAAAAAGGCTCAGTATAACTATGCTGATGTTGCACTATTTATGTCAGAGGAAAATAAACAAAAAGCTATTAATAAGAACATAAAAATAGATAATTATCTTAACTTACCAGTGTGATAGGTATGAAGTATGAAAGAAAAGTAAAAAAAGAACTTAGCAAATCTGAATATTCAAAGTTTATAAAAGAAGTAATAAATTATAATCAGGATCATAGAGAACTTGCACAGTATATTCTTATTGATGATACTAAAGTTTTCAAAAATGAATATGTTGAAGCTATAGAATCTGTAAATAAGTTCATACTAGAAAATGGTCGTGAACCTGAAAAAGTAACAATCTATGAAAAACATAATCATTCATAGATTAAAATTTAGAAGTTGAAAAAAAATTAGTTGTGAATATTTTAACCACCAGAAATAACCTTTTTTTATTTTCTCTTTTTTTTATTATTTTTACATTGAAAAAATTAATTTTATAGAAAAAATAGTATCATTTCTTTATTTTTAGGCGGAGATCAAATATCTATTTTAAAAAAAATAATAAAAAATAAAAGGATAATTTTAACCCCAGATATCTAAATTTGATATCAACTTATAAAAAAAAAGATGGGGAAAATAAATTTGGGGGAGAATTTAATTTATTTATTTTTATAGTTAATCTTTGAATTTAACTTCTTGGATTGTAGTTTGGACTTTCATTTGTAATTGTTACATCGTGTGGATGACTTTCAGACATACCATTAGGTGTAATATGTACAAGTTCTGCTTTTTCATGCATTTCCTGAATTGATGCTGCACCAACATATCCCATTGATGATTTAAGACCACCCATAAGTTGATATACAATTTGACTTGCAGCTCCTTTATATGGTACAACTCCTTCAATACCTTCAGGTACAAGTTTTGTTGAATTCATGTTACTACTACTGTTTGTTGAGTTCTGGAAGTAACGATCTTTACCAGCACCAACACCACCAGTCATAGCACCAAGAGATCCCATTCCACGGTATTGTTTATATTTACGTCCATTTCTTATTGTCATTTCACCAGGTGATTCTTTAGTACCTGCAAGAAGACTTCCTACCATAACAGCATTTGCTCCTACAGATAATGCTTTTGCAATATCACCAGAATAACGTAGACCACCATCAGCAATTACAGGTACACCATAGTCTTCTGCTACATCTGCAACACTTGAAACTGCACTAAGCTGTGGAACTCCTACACCTGCTACAATTCTTGTTGTACATATTGAACCAGGACCAATACCTACTTTTATACCGTTAATTTCTGCTTTAAGAATATCTTCTGCTGCTTTTGCTGTTGCAATGTTACCAAGAAGTACATCTGATTCTACATTTTTATTCATTTCACGAACTGATTCTATAATATCTGTTTTATGTCCATGTGCACTGTCAATTGCAATAATATCTGCACCAGCATCACTAAGTGCCATTGCACGATCCATATCAAACGGTCCACATGCAGCTGCAACCATGTATGCTCCTTTTTTATCTCTTGCTGCATTTGGATATTTTTTATGTTCAAGAATATCTTTCATTGTTACAATACCAACAAGTTCACTATTATCTGAAACAACAGGAAGTCTTTCAACTTTATTTTCATATGCAACATCAAGTGCATCTGCTGTATCTGTACCTTCTGCAATTGTTACAACGTTTTGTGTCATAAATTCTGATACTTTACGATTTAGGTGACGTCCATGTAATGGTTTTACATCACGACGACTTATAATACCAACAACAACATCGTTATCATCAACTACTGGAAGTCCGCTGATTTCTTCAAAGTCCATGATGTCTTTTGCTTCACTTACTGTTTCATCAGGTGATATTGTTATAACTTCACGTACTGTTAATTCATTTGAAAGTTTTACTTTTTTAACTTCTTTTACTTCATCTTCAATTGTAAGATTTCTGTGGATAACACCAAGTCCACCTTCACGTGCAAGTGCTATTGCCATTGGTGCTTCTGTTACTGTATCCATTGCTGAACTTACAACAGGTATGTTTAATTCATAGTTTGTTGAAACCTGTGTTTTAAGTGTAACATCTTTAGGTTCAATTGATGATAATCCTGGTTTTATAAGGAAGTCATCATAGGTGTATGTATCTTCAGCTTTTGTTAATTTATCCATATATTTGCTCAAATTATAATCCCCCATTTTTTTAATAATTTTTACATCTTTCTGAAAATAAGTTTTTATTTTTAAAATAAAAAAAAATTTAATAAAAAAAAAATATATTAGTATTATTTTTATTTAATATAATAATTAAATGTTAGCTTTTAATTGTTCAACTAATTTATGATCAATTGTTCCATTATTACGATCATTACCTGTACATACACAGCCACGAACACCCATAATGTCACAATTAATAGATTCTAGCATTTCAATATCATTAGCATTTACAGATCCTGCAAGTGCTACTTTAAGACCATAACTATGTGAAATATCAGTAAATTCTTTTAATTGCTCAGAATTCAGGTGATCTGTAAGTCTATGACCATCTTTTATGTATGTATCAAGCATTGCAAGATCACAGCCACTATCATGTGCTACTTCTGGAATATCCATATATTCAACAGATCCAACTTTATATGCATCAGCATATCCACATGCAACAACAGTAATGGATTCATCATATTCTTTAACTGTTCTTACAACAGCTTCCATTACTTCCATTGCTTCATCATAGTTTTCAGGCCCATAAAGTCCTACTTTTACATAGTTTGAACCTGAAACTGCACATCCTAGTGCTGCAAGTGATACTGTACCAGGTTTATATGGTACATCACCTATTGTTGTACTTACAATCATATCTTCATCTGCAAAATCACTAATTTCACGGATAACCCATGGGAAGTTTGCACCAAGTGATCCTTCCTTAGGATTTTTCACATCAAGTATGTCTGCTCCACCTTTTACTGCTTGTTTTGCTTCATCTATATTTATTGCACTTACTAGTAATTCCATCCTAAAAACCACACCATTAATAATTTTTAGAATACTTTTAATTCTTTTAGAAGTTTATCTCTTTCTTTTTTAAGTTGATCAATTTTATCCTTGTTTTCATCTTTATTTTCTTTTTCTAACATTTTTATTGTGTTTGTTACTGCTTCAAGATTAAGTTCTAATGTATTGTATACCATAATATTTTTCCTCCATCAAATTTTTTTTATTTTATATATTTCTAGAATTGTTTTATGTTACATGTAACAGGTAAGTTTCTAAGCCATCCAATGTCACTTTGATATAACATACGTATATCTTCAATTCCATATCTCATCATTGCAAGTCTTTCAATTCCAAGACCAAATGCTGCAACCTGGGTTTCTACACCTAGTGGTTCAAGTACTTCTGGTCTGAACATTCCAGATCCACCAAGTTCCATCCAGCTTTTCTTTTCTGGAACATATATTTCAGATTCAACTGATAAGTAGGTGTATGGGAAGTATGCAGGTCTGAATCTTACTTTAAATCCTAGTTTTTTATAGAATTGTTTAAGAATTCCTAGAAGATTTTTAAAGCTCATATCTTCTCCTGCAACAATACCTTCTACCTGGTGGAATTCAGGGAGATGTTTGTAGTTGATTGTTTCTCGTCTAAATACACGTCCTACTGAGAACATTTTAAGTGGTGGTTCATTTTCACTTAGATGTCTTACAGATAATCCTGTTGTATGTGTTCTTAGAACGATCTGTTTTGCAACTTCTTCATTCCACTGGTATTTCCATCCTTCTGATCCTGTATTTCCACCATGTTCATGTTCTGCTTTTGTCATTTCAACAAGTTCACGACTTGGAAGTTCAGCTTTTGGTGGATTTTTTACATAGAATGTATCTTGCATTTCACGTGCTGCATGATCTTGTGGCTGGAATAACATATCAAAGTTCCAGAATGCAGATTCTAGAATTGTTCCTTTTGCTTCATCAAATCCCATATCTATGAAGATGTCACGAATTTCCTCAATTGTCTGCTGAAGTGGATGAATTTTTCCAGGATAGTTTTTTGGTGCTGATGCATTAATATCATATCCACGGTAGTGGAGATTTTTCCATGAACCTGTTTTTAGTTGTTCATGTGTAAGTTGTGTTGCTTCATCTTGTATTTCAAATCCATGATCAAGAATTTGCTCACCAAGATCTTTTAATTTGAAGTCAAAGTCTTGTCTTGATTTAATATTGAAAAGTTCTTTTCTTTTTGAGAACTGTTTTTGTATTTTCTTAAATTCTTCTGGTATTTCATTATCTGCAATATCTTTATGATCTGCTAGGAATTTTAGGAATTTGTTTTCTTCTACATTATCTGTATCTACTTCTTCAGCTTTTGGTTGTATTGCAAGTTTTCCCTGATTCATACGTGCCCATTGGTTACGCATAAGTGTTCCTATTGCAAAGTTCATCTGTTGACGTGTTACTTTTGCTTTTTCTATGATATCATCTATTGCAACTTCACTTTTTCCTTCTTTTTTAAATTGTTGTAATGCTTTTAGAATTCTGTACTCTGGAAGTCCATTTTTTGCATAGTCTTCTCCTTCTTTTGAAAGATTTATGATATCTGTAGAATTTTTATGCATAGATATTATATTTTTACTTGAAAGCATACCTGCTGCACTTGTAACAGCTTTAAGTGGCATTTTTGTTTTCTGTGCTATTTCTTCTGGTGTAAGATTTGAATCTTCTTTTAATTGTTTTAATAATTTTTTTTCATAAAGATGTAATTTATTTATTGTTTTATCTATCATTTTATTGTTAATCTCCCATTAAATTAGTTTTAGTTCTATATTCCTGTTATTGAATACTTATCAACTAGTCCTACAAATAATGATGCTGCTGTAAAATCAGCAGTTGTTCCAGGATTATATTTATGATCTATAAGGTAGGAGTCAAAGTTTTTCAGTGATGTAAGTCTATCTTTTGTTGCGATTGTTGTATTTTTTAATATTTCATTTGCTTTTGATGAGACTTTTTTTGCAACTTTTTGTCCATATTTTCTTTCAATTAATGTATCTGGAGTACTTGCTAGTATGTTCAGATATACTTCGATTGTAACATCGTTTATTTCATATTCAGATTCATACTTTGCATAGGTAGGATATCCATACTTTGATATTACAGGTAGTTCATTGATTAGTTCATATGATATTTTATCATAGTCCTCTGACATCTTAAGTAAGTCATAGATGTTAATGTGATTGTTTCGTATATCATCAAGTGTTGATGCTTGATTTACATCATAGTCTTGTGTTTTACCTTCAAGTCCACCTGCATCTGCCATAGATATTGCCTTTACTAATGCAACTGCATCGTCTACTTCAGTATTTTTAATAATAGTATCTAATGTTTTTTGTAATTTATTAATTGGATTTTCATCAACTAATGCACCAAATGTTGCAGCTATTGGTATTAGAAGCATACTTATGCCAAGATTTGTATTTGTATGTGTTAGAGTATTTGTTCCCCTGACACAGTCAAATATACATTCTCCTATTCCAATATCATTTAACATATATGGATATGATTTATGTCCATTATATGCTGCAATATACAATGGATCTCGTATAGATGCACTACTTATTAGAAAATCTTCATATTTCATATCACTAAAGTCCTGTGTTCTGTGTACATTTCCAGGCTTAGGATATCCACTAACTTCAAGTAATGTTGCTATTTCACCAAGCTTTGCTATATCTTGAGTAGTTAAATTCATATCTCATACTGTCTCCTAAGAAAATTTTTTTATTTATCTATTATTAATTAAATTTATGTAAAAACAACATTATTAATATTACTTTAATATAAAGAAATGTTCTAAAATTATAGGGTTGTTATTTAAAAAAATAAAAAAATAAAAAGGGGGATGGTTATGGAATAAAAAATATTTTTTTTTATAAGTCTTCTGCTAGCATTGGTACAAAGTAGCTTATTATCATATCTGCACCAGCACGTTTTATACTTAGAAGTGTTTCATAGAGTAAGTCTTTTGTAATGTATCCTTTTTCTATTCCTGCACAGATCATTGAATATTCACCACTTACCTGGTATGCTATTGTTGGCATTTTAAATGTCTGTTTTACTTCACGTAGTACGTCAAGATATGCAAGTGCTGGTTTTACAATTATTGCATCTGTACCTTCAAGTACGTCAAGTTCTACTTCACGTATTGCTTCATTGAAGTTTCCTGGATCCATCTGGTATGATTTTCTATCACCAAAGCTTGGTGCTGAATCTGCTGCATCTCTAAATGGTGCATAGTATGTTGATGCATATTTTGCTGCATATGAAAAGATTGGTGTATTTACATAATCATTTAAGTCAAGTGCTGTTCTTATTGCATCTACACGTCCATCCATCATATCACTTGGTGCTATTACATCTACACCTGCATCAGCATAGCTTACTGCTATTTTTGATAGATATTCTAGTGTTGGATCATTTTGTACATATCCATCATCATTGATTATTCCACAGTGTCCATGGTTTGTATATTCACACATACACACATCACCTAAAACAACAAGATTTGTCTGTTCTTTTAGTGCACGTATTGTTTGTTGAATTATTCCATTAGGATCATATGCACTTGATGCTACTTCATCTTTATGATCTGGTATTCCAAAGAGTATTACAGATGTTAGTCCTTTATCTTCTAGTTTTCCTGCATATTCTACTGCATCATCTACTGAGTATCTGTATTGTCCAGGCATTGTATCGATATGTTTTGGACTTCCATTTTTTGCTGATTCTTCTATATATAATGGGTAGATGTAGTCGCTCATGTCAGGTTTTGGTGTTTCACTAAACATTTCACGTATTCTTTTATCTGCTCTCATTCTTCTTAGTCTTGTTGTTGGAAACATTTTAAATCTTTTCTCCTGTAAAATTTAATTTCATTATTTATTTAATTGAAGTTATGTTTTTTAATATATTTTATATTTTTATTAATTTAGGCTATTATCTTGTGTTGATTTATGTGTTAGGAAATCATATATTACCTTTGCAGCATTTATTGATGTTACATCACCTATTGTATCTGATGATACCTCAACTACGTCAAGTCCCACCACATCTTTATTTGATACTACCTCTATTATATCTTCTACATCACGTGGTGTTAAGCCACATGGTGCTGGTGTTCCCACACTTGGTGCATAGGCAGGATCAAGTACGTCAATATCTACTGTTATATATACAGGTGAATCTATTTTATTTAATGTTTTTAGTATTTCATCTTTTCTATCAAAGATGTCATAACTTGTATAGTATGATATGTTATCTTGTGAATTTACATATTGAAGTTCATCATATTCAGCAGATCTTATACCAAGTTGTATTATCTCTCGTGGATTGTGTTCTGCAACTCGTCTTAGTACTGTTGCATGTGAAAATTTCTCATCAAGATAGGTGTCACGCATGTCAAGGTGTGCATCAAGATGAACAACAGTTAAGTCATGAAATAGTTCATGGTCATAGTCATAAATTGCACCAAGTGTTCCATTTGTTATTGTGTGTTCTCCACCTACTGCTATTGGCTTTAATCCCATTTCAAGAAGTGTTTTTGTTGTATCTTCTATCATCATATTTGTCTTTTCATAGTTTCCATTATTTAATGCTACATCTCCTATATCATAACATGGTGCTGTTACATGCTTATTAAAACGGAGGTTGTATGCTTCAAAGTTATATGATGCTTCACGCACAGCCTTAGGTCCATATCTTGCACCTGATTTATATGTGGTTGTACTGTCAAATCCTACTCCAAAAAATGCATATGCACCATCTATGTAGTCATCATCATCGAGTGGTTGTGAAAATGCAAAGTTCATCATATTATCTGCATAAAAAAACATAAAAATATCAACTCCCTAGTATTATTATTTTGAAATTTTTATTTTATAATTGAAAAAAAGTT is a genomic window containing:
- the speB gene encoding agmatinase; translated protein: MFFYADNMMNFAFSQPLDDDDYIDGAYAFFGVGFDSTTTYKSGARYGPKAVREASYNFEAYNLRFNKHVTAPCYDIGDVALNNGNYEKTNMMIEDTTKTLLEMGLKPIAVGGEHTITNGTLGAIYDYDHELFHDLTVVHLDAHLDMRDTYLDEKFSHATVLRRVAEHNPREIIQLGIRSAEYDELQYVNSQDNISYYTSYDIFDRKDEILKTLNKIDSPVYITVDIDVLDPAYAPSVGTPAPCGLTPRDVEDIIEVVSNKDVVGLDVVEVSSDTIGDVTSINAAKVIYDFLTHKSTQDNSLN